The Lynx canadensis isolate LIC74 chromosome A2, mLynCan4.pri.v2, whole genome shotgun sequence DNA segment TCCACATGTTGGGATGGTAGCCATTCTTCAAGGTGTTGGATTTCTCACATACTTTGTGAGTCTAAGTGCCCATCGTGTGTGATGGTttttgttctcctctctctctctgcctggcagTTTTCTATAGGCATAGAGAGCTGTAAATGCAGAAGGAAACTTCTCATCAGCACTCGGGGCTCTTGTTCTGTGGGGCTGGCCACACTCTAGTCCTGGTGGAAAGCTAGCCGCCAGTCACCACGTGTGAGTCTCACACTGTCACGGACGAGCACCCCACTTCCTACAGCAGTCCTGGGCCGGGGACACCTTCTTATCCTTTATTCCCAGGAAGGGAAGCCCAGCTCCAGACGCTGCTATGCAGAAGGAGTGTGGCTTTAGACCTGATACCTGTGGGCATGTCTAACCCCCACTGGTGTGGGAACCAGAGTGCTGGGTTGCCCACTGCTCAGCCAGCCACCTGCCACTTTAGCCCTATCATCCCTGCAAGTTTCTGCTCCCGTTCTGCACAAATTACCTTCCTTGGGTAGTTGCGTTCTTTTAGCTGAAAGCATTCACTTTTTTGTATCAGCATGCCGGtctctgtgtgcacacactcactcCACCACTATGACCTGGGTCCTCGGCACTGTCTGCCAGAGCCAGGCCATATGTTCCTCCGACTGAGCACAGAGGGGACGACACCCTGGAATGACacagggcgggggtgggaggcTCAAGGGGAAACCCTGAAGGAGAATCAAGAGTGTAATCATTCTGGTCATGAAATTCTAGCTGGGCACAGGTACTTGGACTTGGGAGTTGTGGCCAGCTAGTCACTCTGGAGAGTCAGCTCCAGAGAAGGCTCACGGTCCTAATGCCAGGACCCTGGGGACCCAGGGTCCATGACCACACTCAAAACCAAAGCTATGATACCCTAGTCTATATGAGCCACCATACCCAATACAGGGGCCCTGTCCCAGAGAAGCCACAGTCTAGCTCCGACTGTGTTGTGGGGAGAAGGGCTGCTTGGGGTTGTGCAGGGTGAGAGAGAACAGCACCAGGGGCCTGGAATCTGGAGCGGCCCAGAATGGAGCCTTGCCAGGCACAGTgcaccccctccacacccccagcCTCTCTCACACTGTGAGGGAGTCCACAGAGGACCAGGGTGGGAGCCCCTCCACGCTGTCCCACAGACTGCTGCGAGGCCCAGGCCCGCGAAGCTTCTCTCAGACTCGGTCTCTGTCACCTGTGGGTTTTGACACGACTACCTTCTGGACTCAGAAGGTCAGGCCTGGGCCTTTTGCACCCCTCCAGCCTCAACATGCCCAGCCCAACACAGCACTTACTCATACTAAGCTTCACCTCTGCTTTGCcttggggcccaaacccacagcGCCCCAGGACTCAGAAAATATTGACAGGTTTCTGGCGCACATACAGGTCTGCTTGTTTCTATTTCTAGAGATAAAAGAAagttcaaaatacatacatatgtacagaCACAGCAAGCCCACAGGGTTGCTGTCAGCTCTGCCCCTGTCGGGGTGACGGGGACCACTTAGGAGACAAGGAGCTGACCTCACCCCACGGCGGGGGTTTCAGGCTGACAGGGCGGTTTGGCTCTGGAGGTAACAGCAATCCCAGCCCCACCCTTGCCCGAGACTACCCACCCACATGACAGGCCTGACAGGGGCAAGGGGACATGGCGTGCCTCAGTCAGAGTCACAGGCCTCTTGCTCGGTGGTGGCGTCCACTGCAGAGGCCAGGCTGTCCTCTTGGCCTTTCAGCCTCTCACCTGgatgagggacagacagaggagtggggaggggccctGTGCTTGGGCCACCACCCAGAGGGCAGGGATCCCGCCTCGCCAGGCCCTGCACTTACGGATCAGCTCGGCAATGGCCCTCTGGGTCCGTTTTTCTAGCTTCTCTAGTTTCTTGGCTACGTCTCTCTTGAGGTCCCTGGAGCAGGCAGGTGTGAGGAGGCCGAAGTTGAAGACTGGCTTGGTGTGGCCTTGGGACCCTCCCCTCCCAAAGCCCCTCTGGCATTAGGAATCACACTCAGCTGCCTGAAGAGACCACCGTGGGGAGGAGACCACCCCGGGGAGGAGGCCAGGAagctcctctctccctttctgcaccCTCCAAAGCCCAGCAGCAGTCACCCTTCCGTGTCCCGCTGAGGCAGCGACTGATGGCGCAGACCCACCAAACACGGGACCGAGTCAAGGTGTGCAAGGGTGGGTGGTATCTCAGGGCCCCTCTCAGCCTGGTCCCCTCGGTCACCATCAGGGAGTGACCTGCCCTAGCCCACTGTGGGTCCTGCTCCTCCTCTAGCCATGTGCTCACCCTCACCACCAGGAGCTTCCAGAAGTGCACACATAGCCTATTCTCCCTGCCCAGGGATTCGGAGGACACATGCCCCGTGCTTCTGTTTCGACAAATGAGAACACCTTCGGTGGTGCTGTACTTGTCACAGAATCGCTGGTGAGGGATGTGGCCTGCGCCTCTGGCCCAAGGTCAAGTAGAACACAAGCCCCAGGCCACAtggcccctctctcccccactctgtaTCAGCCTGGTCACAGGGGCATCGGGAAAGGATGAgcagccccatttcacagaagaggaaactgaggacaaaGCAGAACAGGCCAGTGGCAGCAGAACTGGGACAGCCATCTATACCTGCCCTCCCCATCCTCTCGCCTCCATCCTGTGGCTCCTTGAGGGCCAAGGCCAGCCTTGCTCAAATGGAGCTCTCTGAGGTGGCcggacccccacccctgcaacagGGACTTCTTCAAGGGACTGCTGCTCCTCACCCTCCcggagccccctcccccgccctccaggTGTCACCCCCATGGCCACCCTCTCATTCTCCACTTCTGTCCTGTCAGCACGTCCTTTGGACAGCAAGTGTCCACACTGTCCGTCTCCCTGCTGTGAGGTGGGAGAGGCCCAGCCTGAGGGCCGTGTCTGGCACCCAGAGCGGCCGGTGGGTCCGCGCGAGTCCTGCAGCGGCGGCACTCACCAGTCAGGCTTCCGGGGCGCGAGGTTGGCCAGGTCCTGGGGAGGAAGAGACACGTGTCAGGACCAGAGGGCCCCCGCTCCAGGGCACGTGGGCAGACAGGGGACTGAGGCAGAaagtgggagaaagggagggaggaaggaggggtgtGGGAAAAGGGGGTGGAAGGGAATGTAGAAGTGGAGACGAGGAAGAGGGAAGTAGGAGGGAGGAGAGCcgtgggggaggagaaaagggccCACGACGGGGGCCACTCACCACTTCCTCGATGACAGGCTCTGGCTTGGCGGCCTCCAGCTGCTCCTTCACCTTCTCTTCCACTAGAGGGTGCAAGACAACAACACAGGCCTTCGGAAAGGGGCCGCCACTCTCCCTGAGGCCCACGAGGCACACCCGGCACCCCGCACGGGAGAGGGGGAGGGTGCGGAACGGGCTCCCCCCGAGACCCTGGGCTCTCTCGCCCCCACCTCTCCCGGGGCACCCAACCTCCAGA contains these protein-coding regions:
- the CCDC12 gene encoding coiled-coil domain-containing protein 12 isoform X2, which encodes MAATAAGVGRLEEEALRRKERLKALREKTGRKDKEDGEPKTKQLREGEEEGEKHRELRLRNYVPEDEDLKRRRVPQAKPVAVEEKVKEQLEAAKPEPVIEEVDLANLAPRKPDWDLKRDVAKKLEKLEKRTQRAIAELIRERLKGQEDSLASAVDATTEQEACDSD